GCCATTTGCTTCCTCTGGGAAATCTGGCTaattttccagtattttccaAAACCTGAGgtggatttttatcattttctgtaTAATAAACCCTTATTTCTGAGGGATGTTGACTCCCTTTGCTGGAATAGGGAAATTGAGGTATTTGAGGTCAGGATGTAGGAGCATCCAATAATTTCCCTCTGCCTATATTCTCCAGACGGATGTCATCAATGCATCTTGGTGGGTCATGAGCAACAAGACCCGGGATGAACTGGAAAGAAGTTTTGATTGTTGTGGCTTGTTCAACCTCACAACCCTGTATCAACAGGACTATGCTTTCTGCACTGCAGTGAGttgtgctggggggaggggcggtgttGGTAGGAAAGCTGGTTAAGGACAATGCCCAAATTGGCAGATTTAAGAGTTTGaatgggattgtctctctctagCAGCTCTCTTGCTGTGTGCTGGGGGGGAAGGGATGGATACAAAGGGTAGAGAATTAGTCAAGTGAGATTTCAGTCTGTAGGAGAATAATCAGAAACTAGTAAAAATTTCTGGGGCCCTTCACCATTAGTGTTGGGATAGGGCAGCCTAGCAACTGTGCgtcctatacacacacacacacacgttttacCCTCAGATCTGCAAGAGCCGGAGCTCCACATGCCAGATGTGTGGAGAAAAGTTTCTTAAGCATTCAGACGAAGCCCTGAAAATCCTGGGGGGTGTTGGACTCTTCTTTAGCTTTACAGAGGTAacattctccatttctctcttatGTGTCTGTAAGTCTTTCTCTATACCTGTAGGTCTTAGCTCCAGAGATTCAGAATTGGTGATaatctctttccctttgctttttacaGATCCTTGGTGTTTGGCTAGCAATGCGATTTCGGAATCAGAAGGATCCTCGAGCTAACCCCAGTGCCTTTCTATGAGACTCTGGATCCTTCTGacttctctcctgttctctgttCTCCCTAAGCTTTTCCGCCCTTAGGGAAAACCTAGGGCCTATAGCCctttttgagaaaaaggaaaggcccTTTGTCACATCCCCCAAAGATGACTGAACAGCCAGGCTGTGTGCCTTGACATGTTTAGGGGGAGCAAGATTATATGGAATAAAGAGcaacttcctctctctctaagtGGATATGGGAAGCTCCTAGGAGTGCATGAAATGGGATGGGGATTGGAGTCCTTCCTGGCTCTGTTTCCCCTCTTTTCCCTTCCACATGCTGGACCACCTCAACACATCTTGGCATGGCTGGCTCCAAGGGTAAATCAGGGACAGCCAGGAAAAACCATCAAGAACTCTTTCTTACAATAAGTAGGACCCAGTGTGGGGAATTcagtgaatataaaaataaaagccatttaaaCTCCACATTCAAAGAAGCAACTTAagtgcctttttttctctcttgccgGTTGGGCTCCACTGCCTACATAGGCTCTGTGACTGACCTGGGGAGAATCTTTCAAGATTCTATAGTGAAGTTCCATCTTCCAAATGGTTTTTCCAAATCCCCAAATGGCAAAGCCCATCagaagatgaaatatttaaaaaaaaaaaagaccgtatttctttgttttgttttgtttttcctgtataAAAAAAGATCCCAATATCAAGATAGGAAGGGGGAAAACAAGGAAGATACCCCTTGGTGTatggaaatggggggggggggaggaggggcaggggaaggataAGCTTCAAAAGGAGGGATGGGATGGGAGGGGAATGTCATTAAGGCAGCAAAATACTCTCTGGAGAGCTGGGAGGAGTTTCCACAGCCTCAGAGATGAAGCTGAGGTCGCCTTCTCAGTTGGGGGGCTCTCCACTCAAGTGTTCAAAGGAAGGGAGACGACGGCTTTTCTTCTCTTGGTCCTGTTGCAGCCACTCCACTGCTCACTCTGGGTTACCTTCTGCCTTTTGTAGATAAGAGTGCTGCAGGGCTCGGAAGGCAGAGATTCGCTTGTGTGGGTTAAAAGTCAGCATCTCCTGAGAAGTGGAGGCAAAAATCAAAAAACcgttaagacaaaaaaaaaaaaaaaagaaataaaacaaaaagacttttGCTCACCCCCAATAATACCTAGGATGGCGTATGTTCTACATCCCTCTTTTGGATGGCCTATTCACGGCAACATTAAAAACTAGCCCATCCTCCAACCAAGTCTTAGTTGCCATGACAGTTTAAGTCCCTTTTATACTGCTCTGTTTTCCTTCCCAACCTCCCCTTGTGCCCGTGCCCATGTGCAAGCCCAGTACCAGCAGCAGCTGTGCTCCAGACTCCTCCAACTCAGGTACCACTGACTGCACTGGACGGGGTCCTCTGGGGGAAAAGGCTCCTCGGGGCAGAGACACATCTCGGGGCCAGTCATCCTCTGGGGGCAGCCCGATCAGGCTATGGGGAGCAGGAGAACTCTGGTCAAGAGGGTCCTTCTCCAGCCCCCATTTCCAGGGGCAGAGCCAGTTGCCATCCAGGGTTTAGCAGAAAGATTCAGAATGGAAAATTCTTTTCCCCCATGCTGGTCACTTACTCAAAGATTTTGCCTAACTGGTCAGCTTCAGAGTTTCCACAGAAGAGAGGCCTAAGGTGAGAAAGGACACAGGGAGCAGTCATTTTCAAAGATCTGGTAGTGGAATAATTATTGCTAGTGGCTCAAAACAG
The genomic region above belongs to Prionailurus bengalensis isolate Pbe53 chromosome B4, Fcat_Pben_1.1_paternal_pri, whole genome shotgun sequence and contains:
- the TSPAN31 gene encoding tetraspanin-31 isoform X1 — encoded protein: MVCGGFACSKNALCALNVVYMLVGLLLIGVAAWGKGLGLVSSIHIIGGVIAVGVFLLLIAVAGLVGAVNHHQVLLFFYMIILGLVFIFQFGISCSCLAINRSKQTDVINASWWVMSNKTRDELERSFDCCGLFNLTTLYQQDYAFCTAICKSRSSTCQMCGEKFLKHSDEALKILGGVGLFFSFTEILGVWLAMRFRNQKDPRANPSAFL